The proteins below are encoded in one region of Knoellia sp. S7-12:
- a CDS encoding 6-phospho-beta-glucosidase — protein MKLTILGGGGFRVPLVHGALLRDESEGRVTDVVLHDLDEQRLGAMTQVLTQAGANHRHAPRVSATTDLDEALRGADFVFSAIRVGGLAGRTLDERVALDLGVLGQETTGPGGLAYALRTVPVAVDIARRAREVAPDAWFINFTNPAGIVTEAMQSVLGDRVIGICDSPIALARRAIGALGLDPTATEIDYVGLNHLGWLRGLRVDGTDHLPRLVSDPIALQTLEEGRLFGADWIRALGAIPNEYLYYYYFGREAQASILSAPQTRGEFLRDQQDAFYATVASHPEIASAEWNRVREERDATYMREARAEDEERDEADVAGGGYEGVALAIMAAIGRGETSSMILNIRGGGAVPGMPDDAVVEIPCVVDHDGPHRKPLAPVEGHMLGLMQQVKAVERLVIEAATTGSEQAAVKAFALHPLVDSVTTARSLFEGYRRAHPELAALFATP, from the coding sequence ATGAAGCTGACGATTCTCGGTGGCGGAGGCTTCCGAGTCCCCCTCGTCCACGGCGCGCTGCTGCGTGACGAGTCCGAGGGCCGGGTCACCGACGTCGTCCTGCACGATCTCGACGAACAGCGTCTTGGCGCGATGACCCAGGTGCTCACCCAGGCTGGCGCCAACCACAGGCACGCGCCCCGGGTCAGCGCCACCACCGACCTCGACGAGGCCCTGCGAGGCGCCGACTTCGTCTTCTCCGCGATCCGGGTCGGAGGCCTGGCTGGTCGCACGCTCGATGAGCGGGTCGCCCTCGATCTCGGCGTCCTGGGCCAGGAGACGACCGGTCCCGGCGGCCTCGCCTATGCCCTGCGCACTGTTCCGGTGGCCGTCGACATCGCCCGACGCGCGCGCGAGGTGGCGCCCGACGCGTGGTTCATCAACTTCACCAACCCGGCGGGCATCGTGACCGAGGCGATGCAGTCCGTGCTCGGCGACCGCGTCATCGGTATCTGCGACTCACCAATTGCCTTGGCCCGTAGGGCAATTGGTGCGCTTGGTCTTGATCCGACCGCGACCGAGATCGACTACGTCGGCCTCAACCACCTCGGGTGGCTGCGGGGCCTGCGGGTCGACGGCACGGACCACCTCCCCCGACTCGTCTCGGATCCGATCGCACTCCAGACCCTCGAGGAGGGACGGCTCTTCGGTGCCGACTGGATCCGGGCCCTGGGCGCCATTCCCAATGAGTACCTCTACTACTACTACTTCGGTCGTGAGGCCCAGGCCTCGATCCTGTCCGCACCACAGACGCGTGGAGAGTTCCTCCGCGACCAGCAGGACGCCTTCTATGCCACGGTCGCGAGCCACCCCGAGATTGCATCCGCCGAGTGGAACAGAGTGCGCGAGGAGCGCGACGCGACCTACATGCGTGAGGCCCGCGCCGAGGACGAGGAGCGCGACGAAGCCGACGTCGCAGGTGGCGGCTACGAAGGCGTCGCGCTCGCGATCATGGCCGCGATCGGCCGTGGTGAGACCTCGTCGATGATCCTCAACATCCGCGGTGGCGGAGCCGTGCCGGGTATGCCGGACGATGCCGTTGTCGAGATCCCGTGCGTCGTGGACCACGACGGTCCGCACAGGAAACCCCTGGCGCCGGTCGAAGGCCACATGCTCGGCCTCATGCAGCAGGTCAAGGCCGTCGAGCGGCTCGTCATCGAGGCAGCCACGACGGGCTCTGAACAGGCTGCGGTCAAGGCATTCGCGCTGCATCCGCTCGTCGACTCGGTGACGACGGCGCGGTCGTTGTTCGAGGGTTATCGACGGGCTCACCCCGAGCTCGCCGCCCTCTTCGCCACGCCCTAG
- a CDS encoding FAD-dependent oxidoreductase: MTPPGTRPTPVILVLGAEYRQAMVDVLSQRYSVDYEIIAPSTMEEIIEVLTDLKTGSRPVALAACEFFAEGEKATHLLAKFQKFMPSARRLVYVPVERFRGSVAVMRESLAEGRLDLYLMLPQGPRDEEFHTAISETLSDWAQSVNPSEIDGTRIIADGPSPDLSRIRDFLDRMGMPNTVHAPDSPAGIEVLALAGSGAELPVLHAPNGEQPLSRPTNADLGAALYGRPTDIGEDAICDLVIVGAGPAGLGAAVYAASEGLDTLIIDQGPIGGQAGTSSMIRNYLGFPRGISGMRLAQRARSQAVRFGARFLAGQEVTGLRIAEGPDGCHVVELGAAAVRGRTVLIATGVDYRRLGVERLESLVGRGVNYGAAASTSQEVKHKDVYVVGGGNSAGQAAVHLSRFAKHVTILVRRERLAATMSNYLIREIEGNPRITIRPRTVVTDGGGEGHLEWLTLRDVDSEADERVDAAGLYLLLGAQPTCHWLPQEVARDDRGFVLSGADTPWQSWQGGRPPEPYATTVPGIYVAGDIRCGSMKRVASASGEGAGVVPLVHTFLAPDAG; the protein is encoded by the coding sequence GTGACACCTCCAGGCACGCGTCCGACCCCTGTCATCCTCGTCCTCGGCGCCGAGTATCGCCAGGCCATGGTCGACGTCCTCTCCCAGCGCTACTCGGTCGACTACGAGATCATCGCCCCCTCGACCATGGAGGAGATCATCGAGGTCCTCACGGATCTCAAGACCGGCAGTCGCCCGGTTGCGCTGGCCGCCTGCGAGTTCTTCGCGGAGGGTGAGAAGGCCACCCACCTGCTCGCCAAGTTCCAGAAGTTCATGCCGAGCGCCCGCCGACTCGTCTATGTCCCGGTCGAACGCTTCCGCGGGTCGGTCGCCGTCATGCGGGAGAGCCTCGCCGAGGGCCGGCTCGACCTCTACCTCATGCTTCCGCAGGGGCCGCGGGACGAGGAGTTCCACACGGCAATCTCCGAGACGCTGTCCGACTGGGCGCAGTCGGTCAACCCGTCCGAGATCGACGGGACCCGGATCATCGCCGACGGTCCCTCGCCCGACCTGAGCCGGATCCGAGACTTCCTCGACCGCATGGGCATGCCCAACACGGTGCATGCCCCGGACAGTCCCGCGGGCATCGAGGTGCTGGCGTTGGCCGGCTCGGGCGCGGAGCTGCCAGTGCTTCACGCGCCAAACGGTGAACAGCCCCTGTCCCGGCCCACGAACGCCGATCTCGGGGCGGCGCTCTATGGACGCCCCACGGACATCGGTGAGGACGCGATCTGCGACCTCGTCATCGTCGGTGCCGGGCCTGCTGGTCTCGGTGCTGCCGTCTATGCGGCGTCCGAGGGGCTCGACACCCTGATCATCGACCAGGGGCCAATCGGCGGACAGGCCGGGACGAGCTCGATGATCCGCAACTATCTCGGCTTCCCGCGGGGGATCTCCGGTATGCGGCTCGCGCAGCGTGCGCGATCACAGGCCGTCCGCTTCGGTGCGCGATTCCTCGCCGGCCAGGAGGTGACTGGCCTGCGGATCGCGGAGGGTCCCGACGGTTGCCACGTCGTCGAGCTCGGCGCCGCCGCCGTGCGTGGTCGCACCGTGCTCATCGCGACGGGGGTCGACTACCGGCGCCTCGGCGTCGAGCGGCTCGAGAGCCTCGTCGGCCGCGGCGTCAACTACGGTGCGGCGGCGAGCACATCACAAGAGGTCAAGCACAAGGACGTCTATGTCGTGGGCGGTGGCAACAGCGCCGGGCAGGCCGCAGTGCACTTGTCCCGCTTCGCCAAGCACGTGACCATCCTCGTGCGTCGGGAGAGGCTCGCCGCGACGATGTCGAACTACCTCATCCGAGAGATCGAGGGGAACCCGCGTATCACCATCCGACCGCGGACCGTCGTGACCGACGGTGGCGGCGAAGGCCACCTCGAGTGGCTCACCCTGCGTGACGTCGACTCCGAAGCAGACGAGCGGGTCGACGCCGCAGGGCTCTACCTGTTGCTCGGCGCGCAGCCGACCTGCCACTGGCTACCGCAGGAGGTGGCGAGGGACGACCGTGGCTTCGTGCTCTCAGGGGCCGACACCCCGTGGCAGTCGTGGCAGGGCGGCCGTCCGCCGGAGCCCTATGCGACGACGGTGCCCGGCATCTATGTGGCTGGTGACATCCGGTGCGGCTCGATGAAGCGGGTTGCCTCCGCGAGCGGTGAGGGCGCCGGCGTGGTGCCGCTCGTCCATACGTTCCTGGCGCCGGACGCGGGCTGA
- the meaB gene encoding methylmalonyl Co-A mutase-associated GTPase MeaB has translation MAQTPRSVDVPSLVEQAREGRSRAVARLISLVEDGHPALPEVMAALAQHTGGAHIIGLTGSPGVGKSTTTAALIAAFRAQGKRVAVLAVDPSSPFSGGALLGDRIRMEQHATDSGVFIRSVASRGHLGGLSFATPQVLRVLDAAGFDVVLLETVGVGQSEVEVAARADTTVVIVAPGMGDGIQAAKAGILEIGDIFVVNKSDRDGADDTVRDLRHMIQLGNRERSVDWRTPVVRTVASRGDGIPDLVDSLAAHRDWLTSSGALTERRRRRAQAEIEAIALATLRRRLGGDGGGLVSDELASAVASGATDVYAAAHQVVDRLTGEPERQ, from the coding sequence ATCGCGCAGACACCTCGCAGTGTCGACGTCCCCTCTCTCGTTGAGCAAGCGAGAGAGGGGCGTTCGCGTGCGGTGGCGAGGCTCATCTCGCTGGTCGAGGACGGTCACCCCGCGCTGCCCGAGGTCATGGCAGCGCTCGCGCAGCACACCGGCGGCGCCCACATCATCGGTCTCACGGGATCGCCAGGGGTGGGCAAGTCCACGACCACGGCGGCTCTCATCGCGGCTTTTCGCGCGCAGGGCAAGCGAGTCGCCGTTCTCGCGGTCGACCCGTCGTCGCCCTTCTCCGGTGGCGCGCTGCTCGGTGACCGCATCCGGATGGAGCAGCACGCCACGGATTCGGGTGTCTTCATCCGCTCGGTGGCCTCGCGTGGTCACCTCGGTGGGCTGTCGTTCGCGACCCCCCAGGTCCTGCGCGTCCTCGACGCCGCGGGGTTCGACGTCGTCCTGCTCGAGACCGTGGGAGTGGGGCAGTCCGAGGTCGAGGTCGCGGCCCGTGCTGACACGACCGTCGTCATCGTGGCGCCGGGGATGGGCGACGGCATCCAGGCGGCCAAGGCGGGCATCCTCGAGATCGGCGACATCTTCGTCGTCAACAAGTCCGACCGGGACGGTGCCGACGACACCGTCCGCGATCTGCGGCACATGATCCAGCTCGGCAACCGCGAACGTTCCGTCGACTGGCGGACCCCGGTGGTGAGGACCGTCGCAAGCCGAGGCGACGGCATACCGGATCTTGTCGATTCTCTTGCGGCACACCGGGACTGGCTCACATCGTCCGGTGCGCTCACGGAGCGTCGGCGTCGGCGGGCACAGGCAGAGATCGAAGCCATCGCCCTCGCAACGCTGCGGCGTCGGCTCGGTGGGGACGGGGGTGGACTGGTGTCGGACGAACTTGCCAGCGCGGTCGCCTCCGGCGCAACCGATGTGTATGCCGCAGCGCACCAGGTCGTTGACCGGCTCACCGGGGAGCCCGAGCGCCAGTAG
- a CDS encoding thiamine-binding protein codes for MLVAFSVSPSVADDQGGVTGAVADAVRIVRESGLPHRTDSMFTTIEGEWDECMAVVKACVDAVAAHGPRVGLVLKADIRPGRTGELEGKLERLEAALTDS; via the coding sequence ATGCTTGTTGCCTTCTCCGTCTCCCCGTCCGTCGCCGACGACCAGGGAGGAGTCACCGGTGCTGTCGCCGATGCCGTGCGCATCGTCCGCGAGAGCGGTCTGCCCCATCGCACCGACTCGATGTTCACCACGATCGAGGGTGAATGGGACGAGTGCATGGCCGTCGTGAAGGCCTGCGTCGACGCCGTCGCAGCCCACGGCCCGCGGGTCGGGCTCGTGCTCAAGGCCGACATCCGGCCAGGTCGCACGGGTGAGCTCGAGGGCAAGCTTGAGCGGCTGGAAGCCGCACTCACCGACAGCTGA
- a CDS encoding PfkB family carbohydrate kinase, with product MTVDHVFDPLASLRRDDDPVVDVFVQGTVFLDIIFTGLAAMPKSGTEVWAEGMGSCPGGIANLAVAASRLGLKTSLGAAFGDDDYGEFCWRSLAEQERIDLSRSQRYPHWHTPVTVSVSVGGDRRMITHGHDAPQSATEMIGTAPRARSVLLDLDADRPLGQGHPERQWVEQAAADGALLFADVGWDPTGRWSAGVLDQLKYCHAFMPNSTEAMAYTRTDSAHDALYALADLVPLAVVTNGRDGALAIDSVTGEEASVPALRVDAIDPTGAGDVFDAGMLVGSLAGWPLLDRMNFATLCSSLAVQEFGGSLAAPGWGDLADWWQRVRLQPTSNAAARSVRRRFAFLDDLVAEVPPGAVRRAAATIAKLSDAQAPAASGPSELLTAPTSAPPPATPSAPLTDQTP from the coding sequence GTGACGGTGGACCACGTCTTTGACCCGCTCGCGTCGCTGCGCCGTGACGACGACCCGGTGGTCGACGTCTTTGTGCAGGGCACGGTCTTCCTCGACATCATCTTCACCGGGCTCGCGGCGATGCCCAAGAGCGGCACCGAGGTCTGGGCCGAGGGGATGGGTTCGTGTCCCGGCGGGATCGCCAACCTTGCCGTCGCCGCGTCCCGACTCGGGCTCAAGACCTCGTTGGGCGCGGCGTTCGGGGACGACGACTACGGCGAGTTCTGCTGGAGATCCTTGGCCGAGCAGGAACGCATCGATCTGTCACGGTCGCAGCGATACCCGCACTGGCACACACCGGTCACCGTCTCGGTGTCTGTCGGGGGAGACCGCCGCATGATCACGCACGGGCACGACGCGCCGCAGTCGGCGACCGAGATGATCGGGACGGCGCCACGGGCACGCTCGGTCCTCCTCGACCTCGACGCCGATCGGCCATTGGGCCAGGGCCACCCCGAGCGACAGTGGGTCGAGCAGGCTGCCGCCGACGGTGCGCTGCTGTTCGCCGACGTGGGATGGGACCCCACGGGGCGGTGGTCCGCCGGGGTCCTCGATCAACTGAAGTACTGCCACGCCTTCATGCCCAACTCCACCGAGGCCATGGCCTACACGCGGACGGACTCGGCACACGACGCGCTCTATGCGCTCGCCGACCTCGTGCCGCTCGCCGTCGTCACCAACGGTCGCGACGGTGCCCTCGCCATCGACTCGGTGACCGGTGAAGAGGCCTCGGTCCCCGCGCTGCGCGTCGATGCGATCGACCCGACCGGTGCCGGCGACGTCTTCGACGCCGGAATGCTCGTCGGCAGCCTCGCCGGGTGGCCGCTCCTGGACCGGATGAACTTCGCCACCTTGTGCTCCAGTCTCGCCGTGCAGGAGTTCGGTGGGTCGCTCGCGGCACCGGGCTGGGGAGACCTCGCCGACTGGTGGCAGCGCGTGCGCCTCCAGCCGACCTCGAACGCAGCCGCACGCTCGGTGCGGCGGCGCTTTGCCTTCCTCGACGACCTCGTCGCCGAGGTCCCGCCGGGAGCGGTGCGCCGCGCCGCCGCAACCATTGCCAAGCTGTCCGACGCGCAGGCTCCCGCCGCCTCAGGCCCTTCCGAACT